A genomic segment from Aegilops tauschii subsp. strangulata cultivar AL8/78 chromosome 1, Aet v6.0, whole genome shotgun sequence encodes:
- the LOC141039125 gene encoding uncharacterized protein: MAEVWSIPDIESVRNTGPEWFLNLIAESNEGDRLRLIMLLWRCWHVRNEITHDKPAPPVEVSRRFLQSYVTSLLGIQQYPQGDWDKGKMTIQQEGAEQPISHVGGVPRTAHKWGPPPANWTKLNVDGSFSHDDGRAGTGMVLRDQEGAIIFSACRSLWSCPGPLHAELAGCMEGIALALQWTELPFIIECDSLQAVQLINASGQDRSQYAMVVLEVKHLMSERECHVIYISREQNNVSHTLANFGRTEDRTVVWLRTGPDNIPSLCREDLLGS; this comes from the coding sequence ATGGCGGAGGTGTGGAGTATACCGGACATCGAGTCAGTCCGTAACACCGGCCCGGAGTGGTTCCTGAACCTAATTGCAGAAAGCAATGAAGGGGACCGGCTGCGCCTGATTATGCTGCTGTGGAGATGTTGGCATGTGCGCAACGAGATCACTCATGACAAACCGGCGCCGCCTGTGGAGGTATCTCGTCGCTTTTTGCAGAGCTACGTAACCTCACTGCTCGGGATCCAGCAGTATCCGCAGGGAGATTGGGACAAAGGGAAGATGACCATCCAACAAGAAGGTGCAGAACAGCCTATATCGCATGTGGGAGGTGTGCCACGAACAGCCCACAAATGGGGTCCCCCACCCGCCAACTGGACGAAGCTGAATGTCGACGGCTCCTTTTCCCATGATGACGGGAGGGCCGGGACGGGAATGGTGCTCCGTGACCAGGAAGGGGCCATTATTTTCTCCGCGTGTCGCTCGCTATGGTCTTGCCCGGGCCCTCTACATGCCGAGCTAGCTGGGTGCATGGAGGGCATAGCTTTGGCCCTCCAATGGACGGAGCTGCCGTTTATCATCGAGTGCGATAGTCTGCAGGCAGTGCAACTGATCAATGCCTCAGGACAAGACCGGTCGCAGTACGCCATGGTGGTCTTGGAAGTGAAGCATCTTATGAGTGAAAGGGAGTGTCATGTTATTTATATTTCTCGAGAGCAGAATAATGTAAGCCATACGTTGGCGAACTTTGGAAGGACGGAAGACCGTACTGTGGTCTGGCTCCGCACCGGCCCGGACAATATCCCTAGCTTGTGTAGGGAGGACCTTCTTGGCTCTTGA